In Notamacropus eugenii isolate mMacEug1 chromosome 1, mMacEug1.pri_v2, whole genome shotgun sequence, one genomic interval encodes:
- the LOC140519889 gene encoding cadherin-like protein 26, whose product MLTTVFQISFEIADRSTLETVDNSLFFVIKVVDINDNAPQFAGEEFNITIKENHNLDNPVFQVVAVDLDKEQTPNSEVSYSLVSQVPLIKGNEFYIDHSSGEIHVSGCLDYAATRFFKLLIRANDHGEPSLSSTATVNIAIEDGNNHMPTFTKGHYKVQISEDQIQQDVVRLLVQDHDSPFTPSWRAKYKILHGNEEEHFNIVTDPETNEGILNVIKPLDYENLPERKLVIVVENEEPFYYSCEKDQLGHGTMMTSTATVSVEVIDINDPPQFHPPNFIVQEADGAKPGIHLGRFNAIDSDGSIRFKLIHDPANWVTVDELSGMVTTVKHVDRESPYVNNSFYTIMVSAIDDGVPPQTSTGTMMLFLSDKNDNTPILVKPYLEVCNMEKEAPILVEAEDKDLDPFSGPFTFELDDTSGNIKDTWKLGKNFGYSVELLILRSLQNGVYSVPFIILDKQGFFKKQILNVSLCSCLDGVTCERSSVPFVGLGGGAIIPICAAFMSLAALLFLLWCSFGSTHKRQSKSISYEQGNQTLIRYNEESENTLPLYYPDDISLLHTKRQPERIEEKMAEILTQKLYDVNDLEDNTTYQPHNYNHEGEFEAAESLSSLTLTESDLPEDFLDDLGSRAIALEKIFSKSVFLK is encoded by the exons ATGTTAACCACTGTTTTCCAGATATCCTTTGAAATTGCTGACCGTTCAACTTTGGAAACTGTGGATaactctttattttttgttatcaAAGTTGTTGACATCAATGATAATGCACCACAGTTTGCTGGGGAAGAATTTAACATCACTATCAAAGAAAACCACAATCTAG atAATCCTGTCTTTCAGGTGGTGGCAGTCGATTTGGACAAAGAGCAAACTCCCAATTCTGAAGTCTCCTATTCCCTTGTTTCACAAGTGCCGTTGATAAAAGGAAATGAGTTTTATATAGATCACAGCAGTGGAGAAATCCATGTCTCAGGATGCTTAGATTATGCG GCTACCCGGTTCTTCAAATTACTGATTAGAGCAAATGACCATGGAGAGCCATCATTGTCATCCACTGCTACTGTTAACATAGCAATTGAAGATGGAAACAACCATATGCCTACATTTACTAAGGGACAT TATAAAGTACAGATTTCTGAAGATCAGATACAACAGGATGTAGTAAGGCTCCTAGTGCAAGATCATGATTCTCCATTCACACCTTCCTGGAGagcaaaatacaaaatacttcaTGGTAATGAAGAAGAACACTTCAATATTGTGACAGATCCTGAGACCAATGAAGGAATTTTAAATGTCATCAAG CCTTTGGATTATGAAAACCTGCCAGAGAGAAAACTTGTTATTGTAGTTGAAAATGAAGAACCATTTTATTATTCATGTGAGAAAGATCAACTTGGTCATGGAACCATGATGACCAGCACTGCAACTGTGAGTGTGGAGGTTATTGATATCAATGACCCTCCTCAGTTCCATCCTCCTAATTTTATCGTTCAAGAAGCTGATGGTGCCAAACCCGGGATCCACTTGGGAAGATTTAATGCTATAGACTCAGATGGGAGCATAAG GTTTAAGCTGATTCATGATCCTGCCAATTGGGTCACTGTGGATGAACTCTCTGGTATGGTTACTACAGTGAAACATGTGGATCGGGAGTCCCCTTACGTGAATAACAGTTTTTACACAATTATGGTCAGTGCCATTGATGATG GTGTCCCACCCCAGACAAGTACAGGAACCATGATGCTTTTTCTTTCTGACAAGAATGACAACACACCTATACTTGTTAAACCTTACTTGGAGGTTTGTaatatggaaaaggaagcaccTATTCTTGTGGAAGCTGAGGATAAAGATTTAGATCCATTCTCTGGTCCTTTTACATTTGAGTTAGATGATACTTCTGGAAATATAAAAGATACTTGGAAGCTAGGAAAAAATTTTG gTTATTCTGTGGAACTTCTAATATTAAGAAGTCTCCAAAATGGTGTTTATTCAGTGCCCTTCATTATCTTAGATAAGCAAGGATTTTTCAAGAAACAGATCCTGAATGTGAGTCTGTGTTCCTGTCTTGATGGAGTTACCTGTGAAAGATCTTCAGTGCCTTTTGTAGGACTTGGTGGGGGTGCCATTATCCCGATATGTGCAGCTTTCATGTCATTGGCAG CCCTGCTTTTCCTGCTGTGGTGTTCTTTTGGATCTACACACAAGAGGCAGTCAAAGTCCATTTCTTATGAACAGGGCAATCAGACATTAATCAGAtacaatgaggaaagtgaaaacaCTTTACCACTG TACTATCCAGATGACATTAGCCTCCTCCATACTAAAAGACAAccagaaaggatagaagaaaaaatggcagaGATTCTAACTCAA aaGCTCTATGATGTTAATGACCTGGAAGATAACACTACTTACCAGCCTCACAATTACAACCATGAGGGAGAATTTGAAGCAGCTGAATCCCTTAGCTCACTCACTTTGACTGAAAGTGACCTGCCTGAAGACTTTCTGGATGATTTGGGATCAAGAGCAATTGctcttgaaaaaatattttctaagtcagtttttctgaaataa